From Cognatishimia activa, one genomic window encodes:
- the ftsH gene encoding ATP-dependent zinc metalloprotease FtsH: MGNARNIAFWIVLILLILALFNLFSGNSGSLQSRDIAYSEFVDAVEDGAVSSVTLDGEQVIYRGSDGNDYVTIAPDDARVTDLLLANDVNVAAKSQEQSGLQAFILSLLPFLLLIGVWIYFMNRMQGGGKGGAMGFGKSKAKMLTEKHGRVTFDDVAGIDEAKEELEEIVEFLRNPQKFSRLGGKIPKGALLVGPPGTGKTLLARAIAGEAGVPFFTISGSDFVEMFVGVGASRVRDMFEQAKKNAPCIVFIDEIDAVGRHRGAGYGGGNDEREQTLNQLLVEMDGFEANEGVIILAATNRKDVLDPALLRPGRFDRNVTVGNPDIKGREKILAVHARKTPLGPDVDLRIIARGTPGFSGADLANLVNEAALMAARVGRRFVTMEDFESAKDKVMMGAERRSMVLTQDQKEKTAYHEAGHAVVGLKLPECDPVYKATIIPRGGALGMVVSLPEMDRLNWHRDECEQKLAMTMAGKAAEIIKYGEDHVSNGPAGDIQQASQLARAMVMRWGMSDKVGNIDYAEAHEGYQGNTGGFSVSADTKVLIEEEVKRFIQTGYDRAHELLTKYNDEWERLAQGLLEYETLTGEEIKRVMNGEPPQADDDEGGTPEKDEKPSLTAIPKTKPRDKSGDGGMEPEPSA, translated from the coding sequence TTGGGCAACGCACGCAATATTGCATTTTGGATTGTGCTCATCCTGCTGATTCTGGCCCTGTTCAACCTGTTCAGTGGCAATAGCGGCAGCCTGCAGAGCCGCGATATCGCTTATTCTGAATTTGTGGACGCCGTGGAAGACGGTGCTGTGAGCAGCGTCACCTTGGATGGTGAACAGGTCATTTACCGTGGATCAGATGGCAATGACTACGTAACCATCGCTCCAGACGACGCGCGCGTCACTGATTTGCTGCTCGCAAACGACGTGAATGTTGCCGCGAAATCCCAAGAGCAATCTGGGCTTCAGGCCTTTATCCTGAGCCTTCTGCCATTCCTGCTGCTGATTGGCGTGTGGATATACTTCATGAACCGCATGCAGGGCGGCGGCAAAGGCGGCGCGATGGGCTTTGGCAAATCCAAAGCCAAAATGCTGACTGAAAAGCATGGCCGTGTGACTTTTGACGACGTAGCAGGCATCGACGAAGCCAAAGAAGAGCTGGAAGAAATCGTGGAATTCCTGCGCAACCCGCAGAAATTCTCGCGTCTGGGCGGCAAAATCCCGAAAGGTGCGCTGCTTGTTGGCCCTCCGGGTACTGGTAAAACCCTTCTGGCGCGCGCGATTGCGGGCGAGGCGGGTGTGCCATTCTTCACAATCTCTGGTTCCGACTTTGTTGAAATGTTCGTCGGTGTGGGTGCATCCCGTGTCCGCGACATGTTTGAACAGGCGAAGAAGAACGCGCCTTGTATTGTCTTTATCGACGAGATCGACGCCGTGGGCCGTCACCGTGGCGCAGGCTACGGCGGTGGTAACGACGAACGCGAGCAGACATTGAACCAATTGCTGGTCGAAATGGACGGCTTTGAAGCAAACGAAGGCGTGATCATCCTTGCTGCAACCAACCGTAAAGACGTGTTGGACCCAGCGCTGCTGCGCCCGGGCCGCTTTGATCGTAACGTGACTGTGGGCAACCCAGACATCAAAGGTCGTGAGAAGATTCTCGCAGTGCACGCACGCAAGACCCCCCTGGGCCCAGACGTAGACCTGCGCATCATCGCGCGCGGTACACCTGGCTTTTCCGGTGCTGATCTTGCGAACCTCGTAAACGAAGCCGCGTTGATGGCTGCACGTGTGGGCCGTCGCTTTGTGACCATGGAGGATTTTGAATCCGCCAAGGACAAGGTCATGATGGGGGCGGAACGTCGCTCTATGGTTCTGACGCAGGATCAGAAAGAGAAGACTGCCTATCACGAAGCGGGCCACGCAGTAGTCGGTCTAAAGCTGCCTGAATGCGATCCGGTATATAAAGCCACCATTATTCCACGCGGCGGCGCGCTGGGTATGGTTGTCTCCTTGCCTGAAATGGACCGCCTGAACTGGCACCGTGATGAATGTGAGCAAAAGCTTGCGATGACCATGGCGGGTAAAGCCGCTGAAATCATCAAATACGGTGAAGACCATGTGTCTAACGGCCCAGCCGGTGACATCCAGCAGGCGAGCCAACTGGCCCGTGCCATGGTGATGCGCTGGGGCATGTCTGACAAAGTCGGTAACATCGACTACGCGGAAGCCCATGAAGGCTATCAAGGCAACACTGGTGGTTTCTCTGTCTCTGCAGACACCAAGGTTCTGATCGAGGAAGAAGTGAAGCGCTTCATCCAAACCGGTTATGACCGTGCGCATGAGCTGCTCACCAAGTATAATGATGAGTGGGAACGTCTGGCGCAGGGCCTTCTGGAATATGAAACCCTGACGGGCGAAGAGATCAAGCGGGTCATGAACGGTGAGCCTCCACAGGCTGACGATGATGAAGGCGGAACACCGGAAAAAGATGAGAAACCATCTTTGACAGCGATCCCTAAAACCAAGCCACGTGACAAGTCTGGTGATGGTGGCATGGAGCCTGAGCCGTCTGCATAA
- the tilS gene encoding tRNA lysidine(34) synthetase TilS, producing MQLGRTDNDLLEILKSEIAKAGATRIGIAVSGGGDSMALLYLSVALGERYTVEAITVDHGLRAESASEAEFVQRACAGQDVRHATARWTGWKGEGNLQDRARQARYSLIAEWAKRRKLHAVMIGHTLDDVAETFLIRLGREAGVDGLARMDAAFERQGMRFLRPMLEVSREDLRQFLKRHRREWREDPSNENEMFQRVRARRAMEIFEGIGISAESLARVSQNMRDAREVLEADVRNLAGECIQQVDGDLLLERNTFLEAPKELRRRLLVASISWIGQNDYAPRRAPVDELDQAITEGRNFALGGCIISVSKTRVRLAREYNAVRELTEHSPGWDRWMLEGPWQMGMQVKALGEPGLTQLELWRESALPRKSLMASPSVWLGEELIAAPLARAAEGWQAHLKSPEFLDCL from the coding sequence ATGCAGCTAGGTCGTACTGACAACGACCTACTAGAGATCCTGAAATCCGAAATTGCCAAGGCCGGAGCGACACGGATCGGTATCGCCGTATCCGGTGGTGGCGATTCCATGGCGTTGCTCTATTTGTCTGTCGCTCTTGGAGAGCGTTACACGGTGGAAGCCATCACCGTGGACCATGGACTTCGCGCTGAATCGGCCTCGGAAGCCGAATTCGTTCAACGTGCCTGTGCCGGCCAAGATGTGCGCCACGCGACAGCGCGGTGGACGGGCTGGAAAGGCGAAGGCAATCTGCAGGACCGAGCGCGCCAGGCACGCTATAGCCTGATCGCCGAATGGGCCAAGCGCCGAAAGCTTCATGCCGTTATGATCGGGCACACTTTAGATGATGTGGCTGAAACCTTCTTGATCCGCCTTGGCAGAGAGGCGGGGGTTGATGGTTTGGCGCGAATGGATGCTGCTTTTGAGCGACAAGGCATGCGGTTTTTGCGCCCCATGCTTGAGGTCTCTCGCGAAGACTTGCGTCAGTTCCTGAAACGTCATCGTCGGGAGTGGCGCGAAGATCCCTCCAATGAAAACGAGATGTTCCAACGCGTCCGTGCACGGCGCGCGATGGAGATTTTCGAAGGCATCGGCATTTCCGCTGAAAGCCTAGCGCGTGTCTCCCAAAATATGCGCGATGCGCGCGAGGTGCTGGAGGCAGACGTCAGAAATCTCGCAGGGGAATGCATTCAACAGGTCGACGGTGATTTGCTGCTTGAACGAAACACGTTCCTTGAAGCGCCCAAAGAACTACGTCGCCGTCTGCTGGTCGCTTCGATCAGCTGGATTGGCCAAAATGACTACGCCCCACGGCGCGCGCCTGTCGATGAGCTTGATCAGGCCATCACCGAGGGGCGCAACTTTGCCCTCGGTGGCTGTATTATATCGGTCAGCAAAACACGGGTACGTCTGGCGCGGGAATACAATGCGGTGCGGGAACTCACGGAGCATTCGCCCGGTTGGGATCGCTGGATGCTTGAAGGGCCATGGCAGATGGGCATGCAAGTTAAAGCGCTAGGAGAACCCGGTCTGACACAGTTGGAACTTTGGCGAGAATCGGCGTTGCCGCGGAAATCCCTGATGGCTTCACCCAGCGTGTGGCTGGGAGAGGAATTGATTGCGGCACCGCTTGCGCGGGCGGCAGAGGGTTGGCAGGCGCATCTGAAATCGCCAGAATTTCTGGATTGCCTTTGA